Proteins found in one Thalassomonas actiniarum genomic segment:
- a CDS encoding ATP-binding protein translates to MKFGSTFISLYLMMILTFTGVSWVLDEYWAQELEQDIESYTGYKSVLFALGDLLNHRPREQWPIILSQASSRLKLPVNLIEKNADSRFKPEHQQMLTGGEVVVYYENTSIRLYHLLGDDTTLITLGPVKVPTRPKQKAFIRVFFLLVTALVILLWLWPLSRDLDALQKSTRLFGKGNLDIKAPTAFTPTIAPVVKTFNMMAERIKALIAEQKELTNAVSHELRTPLARTKFALQMLEKSEDKEKSRQYIRQISSDVTELDELINEMLVYAAFEHDKPVLDFKAHAITDIIEQQIEKLSCFSGELSFIKQTDELMLVCDRHFIDRAINNYLVNAVKYGNGEICIRLSADNDYCYIRVEDNGGGVADDFKSLVFDAFSRGDKSRSRETGGFGLGLAIVQKIMLWHQGRAYVEDSDLGGACFVLCLPLKPHW, encoded by the coding sequence ATGAAATTCGGCAGTACCTTTATCAGTCTTTACCTGATGATGATCCTCACCTTTACCGGGGTCTCCTGGGTATTGGATGAATATTGGGCCCAGGAACTGGAGCAGGATATTGAATCTTATACCGGTTATAAATCCGTGCTTTTTGCCCTTGGCGATCTGCTCAATCACAGACCCAGAGAGCAGTGGCCGATCATCCTGAGCCAGGCATCAAGCCGGTTAAAATTACCGGTGAACCTGATTGAAAAAAATGCCGACAGTCGTTTTAAACCCGAGCACCAGCAGATGTTGACCGGTGGTGAAGTGGTGGTCTATTACGAAAACACCAGTATCCGGCTGTATCACTTACTCGGCGATGATACGACCCTGATCACTTTGGGGCCGGTGAAAGTACCGACCCGGCCGAAACAAAAAGCCTTTATCCGGGTCTTTTTCCTGCTGGTCACCGCCTTGGTGATTTTACTCTGGTTATGGCCCTTGTCCCGGGACCTCGATGCCTTGCAAAAATCCACCCGTTTATTCGGTAAAGGCAATCTGGATATAAAAGCGCCGACGGCATTCACCCCCACCATAGCTCCTGTGGTTAAAACCTTTAATATGATGGCCGAGCGTATCAAGGCGCTGATTGCGGAGCAGAAGGAGTTAACCAATGCCGTTTCCCATGAATTAAGAACCCCGCTGGCACGCACTAAGTTTGCCCTGCAAATGCTGGAAAAATCCGAAGACAAGGAGAAAAGTCGCCAATATATTCGCCAGATCAGCAGTGATGTCACCGAATTGGATGAACTCATCAATGAAATGCTGGTTTATGCCGCTTTTGAACACGATAAGCCGGTCTTGGATTTTAAGGCGCACGCCATTACCGATATTATTGAGCAGCAGATAGAAAAACTTAGCTGTTTTAGCGGCGAGCTAAGTTTTATCAAGCAAACGGATGAATTAATGCTGGTTTGTGACCGGCACTTTATCGACCGGGCGATAAACAATTACCTGGTTAATGCGGTGAAATATGGTAACGGAGAAATTTGTATCCGATTAAGCGCAGATAACGATTATTGCTATATCCGGGTGGAAGATAATGGTGGCGGGGTCGCCGATGATTTTAAATCCCTGGTTTTTGATGCCTTTTCCCGGGGAGATAAAAGCCGCAGCCGGGAAACCGGCGGTTTTGGCCTGGGGCTGGCGATTGTGCAAAAAATTATGCTCTGGCACCAGGGCCGCGCCTATGTTGAAGACAGTGATTTAGGCGGTGCCTGTTTTGTACTTTGTTTGCCGTTAAAACCGCACTGGTAA
- a CDS encoding response regulator, with product MKKILLVEDDRQLSGLVSEFLISEGFDVKQEYRGDVVEKTVLSFAPDLILLDVMLPGKDGFSLCRDLRPNYTGPILILTAKGTDFDQVLGLEIGADDYVIKPVEPRVLLARINALLRRGQFALKPQESSAVSYGGLSINKGSRQVSLDGENIVCTSQEFDLLWLLASKAGEVQNRDYIYKSVVGRPYDGLDRSIDVRISRLRKKLRDSNETPFRIKTIWGQGYLFVPDAWV from the coding sequence GTGAAAAAAATTTTATTGGTTGAAGATGATCGCCAGTTATCTGGTTTAGTAAGTGAATTTCTTATTTCTGAAGGCTTTGACGTCAAGCAGGAGTACCGCGGAGATGTGGTGGAAAAAACCGTGCTCTCATTTGCGCCGGACTTGATCCTGCTGGATGTAATGTTGCCGGGTAAGGACGGTTTTAGTCTTTGCCGGGATCTAAGGCCTAATTATACCGGGCCTATTTTGATTTTAACCGCCAAAGGCACTGACTTTGATCAGGTATTGGGCTTGGAAATCGGCGCCGATGATTATGTGATTAAACCGGTTGAACCCAGGGTGTTGCTTGCCCGCATCAATGCCTTGCTGCGCCGGGGACAGTTTGCGCTTAAACCCCAGGAAAGCTCGGCGGTGAGTTATGGCGGTTTGAGTATTAATAAAGGATCGCGTCAAGTGAGCCTGGACGGTGAAAATATTGTCTGCACCAGCCAGGAATTTGATTTATTATGGTTACTGGCCAGTAAAGCCGGTGAAGTACAAAACCGCGATTATATCTACAAATCTGTGGTGGGCCGTCCTTATGACGGTTTAGACCGCAGCATTGATGTCAGGATTTCCAGGTTAAGAAAAAAATTACGTGACAGCAATGAAACCCCGTTCAGGATCAAAACCATCTGGGGGCAGGGTTATTTATTTGTACCCGATGCCTGGGTGTAA
- the xthA gene encoding exodeoxyribonuclease III, producing the protein MKIVSFNINGLRARLHQLQALIDKHQPDIIGLQEIKVHNDAFPLEDVEAMGYHVYFHGQKAHYGVAMLCKKEADQVQLGFPSDDEDAQKRMIMVTTTNDQGEKVTVLNGYFPQGDNINHETKFPYKRQFYKDLMGYLDEHHQPDEHLVVMGDINISPTDLDIGIGEVNRKRWLKTGKCSFQPEEREWLAKLLDWGFTDTFRKLHPETGEQYSWFDYRSKGFDDNRGLRIDVVLATKDLAERCNESGIDYELRGIEKPSDHAPIWSTFG; encoded by the coding sequence ATGAAAATAGTCTCTTTTAATATCAATGGCCTGCGGGCAAGACTCCATCAACTGCAAGCATTAATCGACAAACATCAGCCGGATATTATCGGTTTGCAGGAAATCAAGGTGCACAATGATGCCTTTCCCCTTGAAGACGTTGAAGCCATGGGTTATCACGTTTATTTTCACGGGCAGAAGGCCCATTACGGCGTAGCCATGTTATGTAAAAAGGAAGCTGACCAGGTACAGCTGGGCTTTCCTTCTGACGACGAAGACGCTCAAAAGCGTATGATCATGGTGACCACCACCAATGATCAAGGCGAAAAGGTGACGGTATTAAACGGCTATTTCCCCCAGGGAGATAATATCAACCACGAAACCAAGTTCCCCTATAAAAGACAGTTTTATAAAGACCTGATGGGCTACCTCGACGAGCATCACCAGCCGGATGAACACCTGGTAGTGATGGGTGACATTAATATTTCACCGACGGATCTCGATATCGGCATCGGCGAAGTCAACCGCAAACGCTGGTTAAAAACCGGCAAATGCAGCTTCCAGCCAGAAGAGCGCGAATGGTTGGCGAAATTATTAGACTGGGGCTTTACCGACACCTTCCGCAAATTACATCCGGAAACGGGAGAGCAATATTCCTGGTTTGATTACCGCTCAAAAGGTTTTGATGACAACCGCGGCCTGCGCATAGACGTGGTACTGGCAACCAAAGACCTGGCAGAGCGCTGTAATGAATCCGGTATCGATTATGAGCTAAGGGGCATAGAAAAACCCTCAGATCATGCCCCTATCTGGTCAACATTCGGGTAA
- the rlmA gene encoding 23S rRNA (guanine(745)-N(1))-methyltransferase has product MSLPHYLCPICRSALNSQAAGFHCSNNHHFDRAKEGYVNLLPVQHKHSKDPGDNKAMVLARRAFLEQGYYQPLIDKLTSLYQAHGDTNLPVLDAGCGEGYYTHQHKTDNNSVYGVDIAKNAVKIAAKRYKSCHFSVGTLSHLPFEDEFFGWLFSIYAPILEPEFTRVLKSGAYLLTVTPAEDHLFELKSLIYREPQKHDTGKSQIKALRLVHEEKLNYQMDFNGPDDVINLLAMTPFAFKTSEALLEQINAMTIFSCQADFHIRLYQKT; this is encoded by the coding sequence ATGAGTTTGCCCCACTATTTATGCCCCATCTGCCGCTCGGCGCTGAACAGCCAGGCAGCGGGGTTTCATTGCAGCAATAACCACCATTTTGACCGGGCAAAAGAAGGTTATGTAAATTTATTGCCGGTACAGCACAAACATTCCAAAGATCCCGGGGATAACAAAGCCATGGTGCTTGCCCGCCGTGCTTTTTTGGAGCAGGGTTATTATCAGCCGCTGATCGACAAACTCACCAGCTTATATCAGGCACACGGTGATACAAATTTGCCGGTATTAGATGCCGGCTGCGGTGAAGGCTACTATACCCACCAGCATAAAACCGACAACAACTCGGTTTACGGGGTGGATATCGCGAAAAATGCCGTAAAAATAGCCGCCAAGCGCTATAAAAGCTGTCACTTCAGTGTCGGCACCCTGTCTCATTTACCCTTTGAGGATGAGTTTTTCGGCTGGTTGTTTTCCATTTACGCCCCGATTTTAGAGCCGGAATTTACCCGGGTGTTAAAAAGCGGCGCTTATTTGCTGACGGTAACCCCGGCCGAAGATCATTTATTTGAATTAAAGTCGCTGATTTACCGGGAGCCCCAAAAACATGATACCGGGAAAAGCCAGATCAAAGCGCTGCGCCTGGTGCATGAGGAAAAGTTAAATTACCAAATGGATTTTAACGGTCCAGATGATGTGATCAACCTGCTGGCAATGACGCCTTTTGCCTTCAAGACTAGCGAGGCTTTACTTGAACAGATAAATGCAATGACAATATTCAGCTGCCAGGCCGATTTTCATATTCGCCTGTATCAAAAAACATAA
- the yfbV gene encoding terminus macrodomain insulation protein YfbV produces the protein MNMSVVEIIKLGQRYMKLWPERAELGQYFADYRAIQVGRFVYRHFPALAVTSVLLQVYFGSVSILPQALVYGLFIASIPVQALVMLGVKADKHLPPSLASWYREGVARINEQGGEIKLSVHKPRYVDLASLLNLTYQHKKQ, from the coding sequence ATGAATATGAGTGTTGTTGAAATAATCAAGCTGGGTCAGAGATATATGAAACTCTGGCCGGAACGCGCAGAATTAGGTCAGTATTTTGCTGATTATCGGGCCATCCAGGTGGGCCGTTTTGTTTATCGTCATTTCCCCGCTTTAGCCGTAACTTCTGTGCTATTACAAGTGTATTTTGGCTCTGTGTCGATATTACCGCAGGCACTGGTTTATGGTTTGTTTATTGCCAGTATACCGGTGCAGGCTTTAGTGATGCTGGGGGTTAAAGCGGATAAACATTTACCGCCTTCGCTGGCAAGCTGGTACCGGGAAGGAGTCGCCAGGATTAATGAGCAGGGGGGAGAGATCAAACTCTCCGTTCATAAACCCAGATATGTAGATCTTGCCAGTTTACTCAACCTAACCTATCAGCATAAAAAACAGTAG
- a CDS encoding acetate kinase, whose product MSQIHVLVINCGSSSVKFSIIDSNSGQAVLTGIAERLLSAKASFKLSYQQQSEQLSLKAPYDHQAAITELVQQLTRLALLDTLSAVGHRVVHGGEHFSAPSLITKEVKQTIADLAHLAPLHNPANLTGINAAEKALGHLPQVAVFDTAFHQSMPEKAYLYGLPYELYQEHDIRRYGFHGSSHSFVAGQAANFIGKPLRQCSFISAHLGNGCSITAIKAGQSIDSSMGFTPLEGVMMGSRSGDLDPGIIFHLIEHLGYSPEQVQTLLNKDSGLLGLSGLSNDCRELEQAALTQGNKRAKLALEIFCYRIAKYIAALSASLTSLDGVIFTGGIGENSSYVREQVINQLSLLNFHLDQDKNRETRFGKSDDISTPSSRYALVIPTNEEGVIASQSIQVLQEVL is encoded by the coding sequence ATGTCCCAAATTCATGTACTCGTAATCAATTGCGGCAGTTCATCGGTTAAATTTTCCATTATCGACAGCAACTCCGGGCAAGCTGTTTTAACCGGCATCGCCGAACGTTTACTGTCGGCCAAAGCCAGCTTTAAATTAAGTTATCAGCAACAAAGCGAGCAATTATCCCTAAAAGCACCCTATGACCATCAAGCGGCCATCACCGAGCTGGTACAGCAGTTAACCAGGCTGGCATTACTCGATACCCTCAGCGCCGTAGGTCACAGGGTCGTACACGGCGGTGAACATTTTTCCGCGCCAAGCCTGATCACCAAAGAGGTCAAGCAAACCATAGCGGATTTGGCCCACCTGGCGCCGCTGCACAACCCGGCAAACCTCACCGGTATCAATGCCGCAGAAAAAGCCCTGGGACACCTGCCACAAGTTGCCGTCTTTGATACCGCTTTTCACCAGAGCATGCCGGAAAAAGCCTACCTCTACGGCCTGCCCTACGAGTTATATCAAGAGCACGATATCCGCCGATATGGCTTTCATGGCTCCAGCCATAGCTTTGTCGCCGGACAGGCAGCCAACTTTATCGGTAAACCCTTAAGACAATGCAGCTTTATCAGCGCCCACTTAGGCAATGGCTGTAGCATCACCGCCATCAAAGCGGGACAAAGTATCGATTCGAGCATGGGTTTTACCCCGCTCGAGGGTGTGATGATGGGCAGTCGCAGCGGCGACCTCGATCCGGGTATTATTTTTCATCTTATCGAACACTTAGGTTATTCACCCGAGCAAGTGCAAACCTTACTCAATAAAGACAGCGGTTTGCTTGGCCTCTCGGGGTTAAGCAACGACTGCCGGGAGCTGGAGCAGGCGGCATTAACACAGGGCAACAAACGGGCGAAACTCGCCCTGGAAATTTTCTGTTACCGCATCGCCAAATACATCGCCGCACTTTCCGCCAGCTTAACCAGCCTTGACGGCGTGATCTTTACCGGCGGCATAGGGGAAAACTCCAGCTATGTACGCGAGCAGGTAATAAACCAACTGAGCCTGCTCAATTTCCACCTTGATCAGGACAAAAACCGGGAAACCCGTTTTGGTAAAAGTGATGATATTTCAACACCATCATCAAGATATGCCCTGGTGATCCCCACCAATGAAGAAGGGGTGATCGCATCCCAAAGCATCCAAGTGCTGCAGGAGGTTTTATAA
- the pta gene encoding phosphate acetyltransferase: MSYRIMLVPVGFGVGLTSVALGLLHACQQKGIKAGHFKPISQPARNVLKHPKNGETEPLEFSHAIPLADVEEKIADGLHDVVLEEIVANFNAYSEGDEVMIIEGLIPTTRQPYAGRINHDVAQALGADIVLVANPQNDDIAQFEDRLEVSADTYGGIKNKRLIGCILNKVNSPDQDEHGLLPRESEIDPKKDLHAFINLSLFNNRYFDLLGLVPWQIDMVAPRVIDICHYLDAKVINEGDMQHRRIRSVTFCARSVDNLVSHLIPGRLIVTPGDRTDIIIATCLSALNGTKVGALLLTNGFEPNSEVLSLCRQALDNGLPILSVPWDTWQTSRHLMNFNPEVPKDDGQRHDRVKQYVADHLNVDWLKHLSDKASQVNPLSPPAFRHQLTELARNANKLIILPEGTDVRTIKAAAICAKRKIARCQLLGNLDEISRIADQQGIELPPGLMITDPDTIRENYVAPLLELRKHKGLTEVVAREELKDNVVLATMMLQLGQVDGLVSGAVNTTANTIRPALQLIKTAPGSSLVSSIFFMLLPDQVLVYGDCAINPEPNAQQLADIAIQSADSAAQFGITPKVAMISYSTGTSGHGADVEKVAEATRLAQEKRPDLVIDGPLQYDAAIMENVARKKAPGSPVAGKATVFIFPDLNTGNTTYKAVQRSADLVSIGPMLQGMNKPVNDLSRGALVDDIVYTIALTAIQVK; this comes from the coding sequence ATGTCTTACCGTATTATGTTAGTGCCGGTAGGTTTTGGTGTCGGCCTGACCAGTGTAGCCCTTGGGTTGCTGCATGCCTGCCAGCAAAAAGGTATCAAGGCAGGCCATTTTAAACCTATCAGCCAACCGGCAAGAAATGTGCTGAAACATCCGAAAAACGGCGAGACAGAGCCGTTAGAATTCAGTCATGCCATTCCGCTGGCGGATGTCGAAGAAAAGATCGCCGACGGTCTGCATGATGTGGTACTTGAAGAGATAGTCGCCAACTTCAATGCCTATAGCGAGGGGGACGAAGTGATGATCATCGAAGGTTTGATCCCCACCACCCGCCAGCCTTATGCCGGACGTATTAACCATGATGTCGCCCAGGCACTGGGGGCTGATATTGTCCTGGTGGCCAATCCGCAAAACGATGATATCGCCCAGTTTGAAGACCGGCTGGAAGTCAGCGCCGACACCTATGGCGGCATCAAAAATAAACGTTTGATCGGCTGTATCTTAAATAAGGTCAACTCCCCGGATCAGGACGAACACGGCTTGCTGCCGCGGGAAAGTGAAATCGACCCGAAAAAAGATCTGCATGCCTTTATCAATTTATCCCTGTTTAACAACCGCTATTTCGACTTATTGGGACTGGTGCCCTGGCAGATCGACATGGTTGCCCCCCGGGTGATCGATATTTGCCATTACCTTGACGCCAAGGTGATCAATGAAGGCGACATGCAGCACAGGCGCATCCGCAGTGTCACTTTCTGTGCCCGCAGTGTCGACAACCTGGTCAGCCATTTAATTCCCGGCCGTTTAATCGTCACCCCGGGCGACAGAACCGATATTATCATTGCCACCTGCTTATCTGCCCTTAACGGTACTAAAGTCGGCGCCCTGCTGCTCACCAATGGTTTTGAGCCCAACAGCGAAGTATTAAGCTTATGCCGCCAGGCACTGGACAATGGCCTGCCAATTTTATCCGTGCCCTGGGATACCTGGCAGACCTCGCGGCATTTAATGAACTTTAATCCGGAAGTGCCCAAAGACGACGGCCAGCGCCATGACAGGGTCAAACAATATGTCGCGGACCACCTCAATGTCGACTGGCTAAAGCATCTCTCAGACAAAGCATCCCAGGTCAACCCGCTGTCGCCGCCGGCGTTCAGACACCAGTTAACCGAACTTGCCCGCAACGCCAACAAGCTGATCATCCTGCCAGAAGGCACAGATGTCAGAACCATCAAAGCAGCAGCGATATGCGCAAAGCGAAAAATTGCCCGTTGCCAATTACTGGGTAACCTTGATGAAATCAGCCGCATTGCCGATCAGCAAGGCATAGAGTTGCCCCCCGGGTTAATGATCACAGATCCCGACACCATCCGGGAGAATTATGTTGCTCCCCTGCTTGAGCTGAGAAAACACAAAGGCTTGACAGAAGTGGTGGCGCGGGAAGAGTTAAAGGATAATGTCGTGCTGGCCACCATGATGTTGCAGCTGGGCCAGGTAGACGGCTTAGTCTCGGGCGCGGTCAATACTACCGCCAACACTATTCGTCCGGCATTGCAGCTGATCAAAACCGCCCCCGGCAGCTCATTGGTGTCGTCTATTTTCTTTATGTTATTGCCGGATCAGGTCCTGGTATACGGCGATTGTGCCATCAACCCCGAGCCTAATGCTCAGCAACTGGCTGATATTGCCATACAATCGGCAGATTCCGCCGCCCAGTTTGGCATTACCCCTAAAGTGGCAATGATAAGTTACAGCACAGGCACCTCGGGACACGGCGCCGATGTCGAAAAAGTGGCCGAAGCCACCCGGTTGGCACAGGAAAAACGCCCGGATCTGGTGATAGACGGCCCGCTGCAATACGACGCCGCCATCATGGAAAATGTCGCCCGTAAAAAAGCCCCCGGCAGCCCGGTGGCGGGCAAAGCCACGGTCTTTATTTTCCCGGATCTCAATACCGGCAACACCACCTATAAAGCGGTGCAGAGATCGGCAGATCTGGTCAGCATAGGTCCTATGCTCCAGGGCATGAACAAGCCGGTCAATGACCTTTCAAGGGGCGCCCTGGTGGACGATATCGTCTACACCATAGCCTTAACCGCGATCCAGGTAAAGTAA
- a CDS encoding ACT domain-containing protein codes for MSKLTLRLMDETFAIHSLPANSEIPEQVFAAKIFFIAKTFEEVSIVLPQHVQLASDDVEKDWRALEVVGPLDFTLTGILSNISAVLAKEKISIFAISTFDTDYILVKNNTVKAATSALQANNYLISAPNL; via the coding sequence ATGTCAAAACTGACGCTTAGATTAATGGATGAAACCTTTGCCATACACAGTTTGCCGGCGAACAGCGAGATCCCCGAACAGGTATTTGCCGCAAAAATCTTTTTTATTGCCAAAACCTTTGAAGAAGTCTCGATTGTGCTGCCCCAGCATGTACAGCTGGCCAGTGATGACGTGGAAAAAGACTGGCGCGCCCTGGAAGTGGTCGGCCCGTTAGACTTTACCCTGACCGGCATACTGTCCAACATTTCTGCGGTACTTGCCAAAGAAAAAATCAGCATCTTTGCCATTTCTACCTTTGACACCGACTATATCTTAGTCAAAAACAATACCGTCAAAGCCGCCACCTCGGCGCTGCAGGCCAATAACTATCTGATCAGTGCCCCTAATTTATAA
- a CDS encoding DmsC/YnfH family molybdoenzyme membrane anchor subunit, giving the protein MIEENVTPQKTASTKIPAADDSGVESFDPAKEAVGKEQEGRSNHWEVRTQEQSYAFLPDQEVKEENRYGKLIDLVDLTGLPKERPMYINENPEVGSNPNRNKQHGFFFTADNCIGCHACESACAEKNETPAHLAFRSVGYVEGGSYPDYKRMNISMACNHCDDPVCLKGCPTRAYTKHAEYGAVLQDPETCFGCGYCTWVCPYNAPQLDPVKGRVSKCNMCVDRLEVGLKPACVSACVGNALDFGVIENTPENREQCKTEIPGFPTPEITHPNIRFQQTRTLPNEMTRTDSMPVKYHRNEKGQYKPAIDQKAGKAKHWNFKRLNSRENPLVLFTLFAQAAFGVFLIPFLGALLGIEALSSFVASDMFLPLTVTSLAMTTFALLMSVTHLGKPMRFYRGFNNLRHSPMAREGFGLALFCTGCALTSLFLLPGNEYLVTAVNNVTSIDLVLLTQGLPLDTLVTGFGIFTLLAGAAGLFYMNKCYQIKARPFWNHIQTSTAFAGNSLSLGAFIGGIIVLSTLTVQGKAIDTATAVFASVFIFGMLIEALGLIKHSYDLNRSENEGGAAHYIQSTTFGKTYIFRNTLLALNIIAATSLLVLHLTGTNDAGLLVAWTLLALVNCFTAAIGRALFYVLVIPTTMPGAFFWRNKGFEQHARDIGLADNPSSGVAPLH; this is encoded by the coding sequence ATGATAGAAGAAAATGTTACTCCGCAAAAAACCGCGTCAACCAAGATCCCGGCGGCCGACGATTCGGGGGTAGAAAGTTTTGACCCGGCAAAAGAGGCGGTAGGCAAGGAACAAGAGGGGCGCTCCAATCATTGGGAAGTGCGCACCCAGGAGCAAAGTTATGCGTTTTTACCGGACCAGGAGGTGAAAGAAGAAAATCGCTACGGCAAACTGATTGATTTGGTCGATCTTACCGGCCTTCCCAAAGAACGCCCCATGTACATCAACGAAAACCCGGAAGTGGGCAGTAATCCTAACCGCAATAAACAACACGGATTTTTCTTTACCGCGGATAACTGTATCGGCTGCCATGCCTGTGAGTCTGCCTGTGCAGAAAAAAATGAAACGCCGGCACATCTTGCTTTTCGCTCGGTAGGTTATGTGGAAGGGGGCTCATACCCGGATTATAAGCGCATGAATATTTCCATGGCATGTAATCATTGTGACGACCCGGTTTGTTTAAAAGGCTGTCCGACACGTGCCTATACCAAACATGCCGAATACGGCGCGGTGCTGCAAGACCCTGAGACCTGTTTTGGTTGCGGCTATTGCACCTGGGTATGCCCTTATAACGCACCGCAGTTGGACCCGGTCAAAGGGCGGGTGTCCAAATGTAATATGTGTGTTGACCGGTTAGAGGTTGGCTTAAAACCCGCTTGTGTCTCAGCCTGCGTCGGTAATGCTCTAGATTTTGGCGTTATTGAAAACACCCCGGAAAACCGTGAGCAATGTAAAACAGAGATCCCCGGTTTCCCAACCCCTGAAATTACCCATCCCAATATACGTTTTCAGCAGACCAGAACCTTGCCCAATGAAATGACACGCACCGACTCCATGCCGGTTAAATATCATCGCAACGAGAAGGGACAGTACAAACCGGCGATAGACCAAAAAGCAGGCAAAGCCAAACATTGGAACTTCAAGCGGTTAAACAGCAGGGAAAACCCGCTGGTATTATTTACTTTATTTGCCCAGGCAGCTTTCGGAGTCTTTTTAATTCCATTTTTAGGCGCTTTGTTAGGCATTGAAGCGTTAAGCAGTTTTGTTGCGTCAGATATGTTTTTACCGCTGACGGTAACGTCTTTAGCCATGACCACCTTTGCCTTATTGATGAGTGTGACCCATCTGGGTAAGCCGATGCGGTTTTATCGGGGATTTAACAACTTACGTCATTCACCTATGGCTCGCGAAGGTTTTGGTTTAGCGCTTTTCTGCACAGGTTGTGCATTAACCTCACTGTTTTTATTGCCCGGCAACGAATACCTGGTGACAGCTGTTAATAATGTCACCTCAATAGATTTAGTCCTGCTAACCCAGGGGCTTCCCTTAGATACCTTAGTCACAGGTTTTGGTATTTTTACTTTGCTGGCGGGGGCTGCAGGCCTCTTCTATATGAACAAGTGTTATCAAATTAAAGCGCGTCCGTTTTGGAACCATATACAAACCAGTACCGCATTTGCCGGCAATAGTTTGTCTTTAGGGGCTTTTATTGGCGGTATTATTGTGCTGTCGACATTAACGGTTCAGGGGAAAGCCATCGACACGGCAACGGCGGTCTTTGCCAGCGTATTTATCTTCGGCATGCTCATTGAGGCGCTGGGCTTAATCAAGCACAGCTATGATTTAAACCGCAGTGAAAATGAAGGAGGGGCAGCCCATTACATACAGTCAACCACCTTTGGGAAAACCTATATATTTCGTAATACTTTATTGGCTTTAAATATTATCGCGGCAACAAGTTTACTTGTCCTGCATTTAACCGGCACTAACGATGCCGGCTTATTGGTGGCATGGACACTGTTGGCGCTGGTAAATTGTTTTACCGCCGCTATCGGCCGGGCCTTATTCTATGTTCTGGTCATACCGACAACGATGCCGGGTGCCTTCTTCTGGAGAAATAAAGGTTTTGAACAACACGCACGTGATATTGGTCTGGCAGATAACCCCAGTAGCGGGGTAGCACCATTGCATTAA